From the genome of Actinacidiphila yeochonensis CN732, one region includes:
- a CDS encoding SHOCT-like domain-containing protein — protein sequence MDEQRRQILQMLADDRITVDEAVRLIDALDRGRSETPPGTASGPKSRPKYLRVVVNSTDSSGDGPSRVNVRVPLQLLRAGVRLTSLVPPQALAKVNAELSRSGVPIDLAELKPQHLEELIDQLDEVHVDVDDPESMVRVFCE from the coding sequence GTGGACGAGCAGCGCCGCCAGATCCTGCAGATGCTGGCCGACGACCGGATCACCGTGGACGAGGCCGTGCGGCTGATCGACGCCCTCGACCGAGGACGGTCGGAAACGCCCCCGGGGACGGCGTCCGGCCCGAAGTCCCGGCCCAAGTACCTGCGTGTGGTGGTGAATTCGACGGACAGCTCCGGTGACGGGCCGAGCCGGGTCAACGTGCGGGTGCCGCTTCAGCTGCTGCGCGCCGGGGTCCGGCTCACGAGCCTCGTCCCGCCGCAGGCGCTCGCCAAGGTCAACGCGGAGCTGAGCAGGTCGGGCGTGCCGATCGACCTCGCCGAGCTCAAGCCGCAGCACCTTGAGGAGTTGATCGACCAGCTCGACGAGGTCCACGTCGACGTGGACGACCCCGAGTCCATGGTGCGGGTGTTCTGCGAGTAG
- a CDS encoding GNAT family N-acetyltransferase: MTLHTAYDAGRLVLTAGRVTLREQGPEEAAQLADGKPAGLTWVDAVPGEGTISAASMTVAAAAAGVYQPGWGLFAIQRTADGTAVGGAGFHGPPDRGAVEIGYDLAPSARGDGWATDAARALCVWALSQPQVVVVLAATVPGNRASQAVLERIGFERVSDRGELWAYELTGLPV; this comes from the coding sequence ATGACGCTGCACACCGCGTACGACGCCGGTCGGCTCGTCCTGACCGCCGGACGGGTGACCCTGCGCGAGCAGGGGCCCGAGGAGGCGGCGCAGCTGGCCGACGGCAAGCCGGCCGGGCTCACCTGGGTGGACGCCGTGCCGGGCGAGGGGACGATCAGCGCCGCCTCGATGACGGTGGCCGCGGCCGCCGCGGGTGTCTACCAGCCCGGGTGGGGGCTGTTCGCGATCCAGCGCACCGCGGACGGCACGGCGGTGGGCGGCGCGGGCTTCCACGGCCCGCCGGACCGCGGCGCGGTGGAGATCGGCTACGACCTCGCCCCCTCGGCACGCGGCGACGGCTGGGCCACCGACGCGGCCCGGGCCCTGTGCGTGTGGGCGCTGTCCCAGCCGCAGGTCGTCGTGGTGCTGGCCGCGACGGTGCCGGGCAACCGCGCCTCGCAGGCCGTCCTGGAACGCATCGGCTTCGAGCGGGTGTCCGACCGGGGCGAGCTGTGGGCGTACGAACTGACGGGCCTGCCTGTGTGA
- a CDS encoding GNAT family N-acetyltransferase: MPDSTPPSPSAPRRHWGRELVEVAAVFAAMAAADCVADLVDHGPDGRVLLATSAAALLMAAAFHVGWARWTRHRARAAAPAVKAAVGKAAAEPEREPALWRLRTTVRDAPGSLGRVSTALAAGRVDIITLQTHPLADGTVDEFLLRAPAGLTPAALVLTVDEAGGTDTWLERADAHDLVDAPTRMLTLATRTALDPAELPLALRQLLGRCTILTSPAGHGAEAAAGAGGRGREGSDAARPTVMRLPDPSGGTITVRREHLPFTPTEFARARALVELDARLGVRLPRGREVLALPEGYEVGVRPAGPADHAAALAMHGRCSADSLAMRYHGPVGDADRYVSHLLNPRFGQSLGVRTPSGRLVALGHLLWDGSDGAGSTESEVALLVEDAWQHRGVGGLLLRKLVEMAAAAGRESVYAVTRSTNTAMVAAMRSLDLPLDFQVEESTLVITAALPAAASGRPSELPWTAVERPA, encoded by the coding sequence ATGCCGGATTCGACCCCTCCCTCCCCTTCCGCGCCGCGCCGCCACTGGGGCCGTGAACTCGTGGAGGTCGCCGCGGTCTTCGCCGCGATGGCCGCCGCGGACTGTGTGGCCGACCTGGTGGACCACGGCCCCGACGGGCGGGTGCTGCTCGCCACCTCCGCCGCGGCCCTGCTGATGGCGGCCGCCTTCCACGTCGGGTGGGCGCGCTGGACCCGGCACCGGGCCCGGGCGGCCGCGCCCGCGGTCAAGGCGGCCGTCGGCAAGGCCGCCGCCGAGCCCGAGCGGGAGCCCGCGCTGTGGCGGCTGCGCACCACGGTCCGCGACGCGCCCGGCAGCCTCGGCCGGGTCTCCACGGCGCTGGCGGCCGGCCGCGTCGACATCATCACCCTCCAGACGCACCCGCTCGCCGATGGCACCGTGGACGAGTTCCTGCTGCGGGCCCCCGCCGGCCTCACGCCGGCCGCGCTGGTGCTCACCGTGGACGAGGCCGGCGGCACCGACACCTGGCTGGAGCGGGCCGACGCGCACGACCTGGTCGACGCCCCGACCCGGATGCTCACCCTGGCGACCCGCACCGCGCTGGACCCGGCCGAGCTGCCGCTGGCGCTGCGCCAGTTGCTGGGCCGCTGCACCATCCTCACCTCGCCCGCCGGGCACGGCGCGGAGGCCGCCGCGGGCGCCGGGGGCCGGGGTCGCGAAGGCTCGGACGCCGCCCGGCCGACCGTGATGCGGCTGCCCGATCCGTCCGGCGGCACCATCACCGTCCGCCGCGAGCACCTGCCGTTCACCCCCACGGAGTTCGCCCGGGCCCGCGCCCTGGTGGAGCTCGACGCGCGGCTCGGGGTGCGGCTGCCGCGCGGCCGGGAGGTCCTGGCCCTGCCCGAGGGCTACGAGGTGGGCGTCCGCCCGGCCGGTCCCGCCGACCACGCGGCCGCGCTGGCCATGCACGGCCGCTGCTCGGCCGACAGCCTGGCGATGCGCTACCACGGCCCCGTCGGCGACGCCGACCGCTACGTCTCGCACCTGCTCAACCCGCGCTTCGGCCAGTCCCTGGGGGTGCGCACCCCCTCCGGACGGCTGGTGGCCCTGGGCCACCTCCTCTGGGACGGCTCGGACGGCGCCGGCAGCACGGAGAGCGAGGTCGCGCTGCTGGTCGAGGACGCGTGGCAGCACCGGGGCGTCGGCGGGCTGCTGCTGCGCAAGCTGGTGGAGATGGCCGCGGCGGCCGGACGGGAGAGCGTCTACGCGGTGACCCGCTCGACCAACACCGCCATGGTGGCCGCGATGCGGTCCCTCGACCTGCCGCTGGACTTCCAGGTCGAGGAGAGCACCCTGGTGATCACGGCGGCCCTTCCCGCGGCGGCCTCCGGCCGGCCCTCCGAACTGCCCTGGACCGCCGTCGAACGCCCGGCCTGA
- a CDS encoding maleylpyruvate isomerase N-terminal domain-containing protein, whose translation MGEDRVLEALRQEAEALTDAVSGLSEAEWDLPTRCTPWTVRDLLGHVCVAIDRLPGMLDAPAPDGAAISAARYYRPDDRFSPRTDSARIALAQERAAESAGGTAFADDFAAVWRRADRLCRAQPAGRTVRTRHGDAMLLSEFLLTRVVEVAVHGLDLADALGREPWLTPAAGDAVLALLLGAERTAAADTLGWSRPRFLRKATGREPLDAAEAARIEELGIRWLALG comes from the coding sequence ATGGGTGAGGACCGGGTACTCGAAGCGCTGCGCCAGGAGGCCGAGGCGCTCACGGATGCCGTGTCAGGGCTGTCCGAGGCTGAGTGGGACCTCCCGACACGCTGCACGCCGTGGACGGTACGTGACCTGCTCGGCCACGTCTGCGTCGCGATCGACCGGCTTCCGGGGATGCTGGACGCGCCGGCGCCGGACGGGGCCGCCATCTCCGCGGCGCGGTACTACCGCCCGGACGACCGCTTCTCCCCCCGGACCGACAGCGCCCGGATCGCCCTGGCCCAGGAGCGGGCGGCGGAGTCGGCCGGCGGTACCGCGTTCGCCGACGACTTCGCCGCGGTCTGGCGGCGGGCCGACCGGCTCTGCCGGGCCCAGCCGGCCGGCCGCACCGTACGGACGCGTCATGGCGATGCCATGCTCCTGTCGGAGTTCCTGCTCACCCGAGTCGTGGAGGTCGCCGTCCACGGCCTGGACCTGGCCGACGCGCTCGGACGTGAACCGTGGCTCACCCCGGCGGCCGGGGACGCCGTACTGGCGTTGCTTCTCGGCGCGGAGCGGACGGCGGCCGCCGACACGCTGGGCTGGAGCCGGCCGCGGTTCCTGCGCAAGGCCACCGGCCGCGAGCCGCTGGACGCGGCCGAGGCCGCACGGATCGAGGAGCTCGGCATCCGATGGCTCGCCCTGGGCTGA